From one Amia ocellicauda isolate fAmiCal2 chromosome 17, fAmiCal2.hap1, whole genome shotgun sequence genomic stretch:
- the trafd1 gene encoding TRAF-type zinc finger domain-containing protein 1 isoform X1 — MEEENTQLCANCKREIPAVNFTMHEMHCRRNIKLCQHCQEPVPHSDMEQHVQEEHMQVQCKCGVKMEKKQMEKHQQLQCSLRLMKCQFCELEVPFSQLVEHEDYCGARTELCPKCQRNVMVKELDMHPLLCGTQQPEERNNARARPGPGERPPEVWFETHSIRNLLRTQELQNSNLPPGPRVPRPLEGRVHNSTRAVGASLRRNTAPRNRDQNIMDEEDIAERNRGRAGVDVPGGEASSLDYLLALSLQNNHRREPWTEGWGDPVSGMTGAAHLISGALTGLSGLIQPLVTELTHTPNNNISAGQSAVSDTMLPCEFCEELFPAEDLILHQTGCSPASAFASFSKRAPSPLQDDWPFRGGQGPLYRSYSPHSPPSPPSPPRHASSLSHSPPLQPQEGAVLIPCEFCGVTLEEDVVFHHQDKCGFRPGTAYPVEKPSARTALPPKVDNTQQSPPDLLRPRLRHQADPVPEALERVTVRPTALVAPAREKLGKATVGSRERWKPEPQDTFSSREAHSSTQIRRPQRSMEPGVRGVHPPCPEDHKRSFPQTGPTPSPGGRVDGRSNSRNSGTSKPRIPKVRNVEKEEE, encoded by the exons ATGGAGGAGGAAAACACCCAGCTCTGTGCCAACTG CAAACGTGAGATCCCTGCAGTGAATTTCACCATGCATGAGATGCACTGCAGGCGCAACATCAAGCTGTGCCAGCACTGCCAGGAGCCCGTGCCCCACTCCGACATGGAGCAGCACGTTCAGGAGGAGCACATGCAG GTGCAGTGCAAGTGTGGTGTGAAGATGGAGAAAAAACAGATGGAGAAACACCAG CAGCTGCAGTGCAGCCTGCGTCTGATGAAGTGCCAGTTCTGCGAACTGGAGGTGCCCTTCAGCCAGCTGGTCGAGCACGAGGACTACTGTGGGGCACGAACTGAGCTCTGCCCCAAGTGCCAGCGCAACGTCATGGTGAAGGAGCTGGACATGCACCCCCTGCTGTGTGGTACCCAGCAGCCTGAGGAGCGCAACAACGCGCGGGCCAGGCCTGGCCCGGGGGAGCGCCCGCCTGAGGTCTGGTTTGAGACTCACTCCATCAGGAACCTGTTGAGGACCCAGGAGCTGCAGAACAGCAATCTGCCACCTGGCCCCCGCGTCCCCAGGCCCCTCGAAGGCCGGGTCCATAACAGCACCAGGGCGGTGGGGGCGTCCCTCAGGAGAAACACTGCGCCCAGGAACAGGGACCAGAACATCA TGGATGAAGAGGATATTGCAGAGCGTAACAGAGGCAGGGCAGGTGTGGACGTCCCGGGAGGTGAGGCCTCCAGTCTGGACTACCTGCTGGCCCTCAGCCTGCAAAACAACCACCGTCGCGAGCCGTGGACGGAGGGCTGGGGGGACCCTGTGAGTGGGATGACTGGAGCTGCTCACCTAATTTCTGGTGCCCTTACTGGCCTGAGTGGTCTGATCCAGCCCCTGGTCACGGAGCTCACACACACCCCCAACAACAACATCAGCGCCGGGCAATCAG cGGTGTCTGACACCATGCTGCCCTGCGAGTTCTGTGAGGAGCTGTTCCCTGCCGAGGACCTCATTCTGCACCAG ACTGGCTGCAGCCCTGCTAGTGCCTTTGCTTCCTTCAGTAAGAGAGCCCCCTCCCCTCTTCAAGATGACTGGCCCTTTCGGGGTGGGCAGGGGCCTCTCTACCGCTCCTACAGCCCCCAcagcccccccagcccccccagcCCGCCTCGCCACGCCTCCTCCCTGTCCCACAGCCCTCCTCTACAGCCACAAGAGGGTGCCGTTCTCATCCCCTGCGAGTTCTGCGGAGTCACCCTCGAGGAGGACGTCGTCTTTCATCACCAG GACAAATGTGGCTTCCGTCCCGGAACTGCTTACCCCGTGGAGAAGCCCTCTGCCCGGACAGCACTTCCTCCCAAAGTGGACAACACGCAACAGAGCCCTCCAGACCTGCTGAGGCCACGCCTGCGACACCAGG CTGACCCGGTCCCTGAGGCCCTGGAGCGGGTGACAGTGAGGCCCACGGCCCTGGTGGCCCCAGCCAGAGAGAAGCTGGGCAAGGCGACGGTGGGCTCCAGAGAGCGCTGGAAACCAGAGCCCCAGGACACCTTTTCTAGCAGGGAGGCCCACTCCAGCACCCAGATCAGGAGGCCTCAGAGATCGATGGAGCCTGGTGTCCGGGGTGTACACCCACCCTGCCCCGAGGACCATAAACGCAGCTTCCCACAGACCGGCCCCACACCGTCGCCAGG AGGAAGAGTAGATGGACGGAGCAACTCGAGGAACTCTGGGACATCAAAG ccTCGTATCCCCAAGGTGCGCAACGTGGAAAAGGAGGAAGAGTGA
- the trafd1 gene encoding TRAF-type zinc finger domain-containing protein 1 isoform X2 produces MEEENTQLCANCKREIPAVNFTMHEMHCRRNIKLCQHCQEPVPHSDMEQHVQEEHMQVQCKCGVKMEKKQMEKHQLQCSLRLMKCQFCELEVPFSQLVEHEDYCGARTELCPKCQRNVMVKELDMHPLLCGTQQPEERNNARARPGPGERPPEVWFETHSIRNLLRTQELQNSNLPPGPRVPRPLEGRVHNSTRAVGASLRRNTAPRNRDQNIMDEEDIAERNRGRAGVDVPGGEASSLDYLLALSLQNNHRREPWTEGWGDPVSGMTGAAHLISGALTGLSGLIQPLVTELTHTPNNNISAGQSAVSDTMLPCEFCEELFPAEDLILHQTGCSPASAFASFSKRAPSPLQDDWPFRGGQGPLYRSYSPHSPPSPPSPPRHASSLSHSPPLQPQEGAVLIPCEFCGVTLEEDVVFHHQDKCGFRPGTAYPVEKPSARTALPPKVDNTQQSPPDLLRPRLRHQADPVPEALERVTVRPTALVAPAREKLGKATVGSRERWKPEPQDTFSSREAHSSTQIRRPQRSMEPGVRGVHPPCPEDHKRSFPQTGPTPSPGGRVDGRSNSRNSGTSKPRIPKVRNVEKEEE; encoded by the exons ATGGAGGAGGAAAACACCCAGCTCTGTGCCAACTG CAAACGTGAGATCCCTGCAGTGAATTTCACCATGCATGAGATGCACTGCAGGCGCAACATCAAGCTGTGCCAGCACTGCCAGGAGCCCGTGCCCCACTCCGACATGGAGCAGCACGTTCAGGAGGAGCACATGCAG GTGCAGTGCAAGTGTGGTGTGAAGATGGAGAAAAAACAGATGGAGAAACACCAG CTGCAGTGCAGCCTGCGTCTGATGAAGTGCCAGTTCTGCGAACTGGAGGTGCCCTTCAGCCAGCTGGTCGAGCACGAGGACTACTGTGGGGCACGAACTGAGCTCTGCCCCAAGTGCCAGCGCAACGTCATGGTGAAGGAGCTGGACATGCACCCCCTGCTGTGTGGTACCCAGCAGCCTGAGGAGCGCAACAACGCGCGGGCCAGGCCTGGCCCGGGGGAGCGCCCGCCTGAGGTCTGGTTTGAGACTCACTCCATCAGGAACCTGTTGAGGACCCAGGAGCTGCAGAACAGCAATCTGCCACCTGGCCCCCGCGTCCCCAGGCCCCTCGAAGGCCGGGTCCATAACAGCACCAGGGCGGTGGGGGCGTCCCTCAGGAGAAACACTGCGCCCAGGAACAGGGACCAGAACATCA TGGATGAAGAGGATATTGCAGAGCGTAACAGAGGCAGGGCAGGTGTGGACGTCCCGGGAGGTGAGGCCTCCAGTCTGGACTACCTGCTGGCCCTCAGCCTGCAAAACAACCACCGTCGCGAGCCGTGGACGGAGGGCTGGGGGGACCCTGTGAGTGGGATGACTGGAGCTGCTCACCTAATTTCTGGTGCCCTTACTGGCCTGAGTGGTCTGATCCAGCCCCTGGTCACGGAGCTCACACACACCCCCAACAACAACATCAGCGCCGGGCAATCAG cGGTGTCTGACACCATGCTGCCCTGCGAGTTCTGTGAGGAGCTGTTCCCTGCCGAGGACCTCATTCTGCACCAG ACTGGCTGCAGCCCTGCTAGTGCCTTTGCTTCCTTCAGTAAGAGAGCCCCCTCCCCTCTTCAAGATGACTGGCCCTTTCGGGGTGGGCAGGGGCCTCTCTACCGCTCCTACAGCCCCCAcagcccccccagcccccccagcCCGCCTCGCCACGCCTCCTCCCTGTCCCACAGCCCTCCTCTACAGCCACAAGAGGGTGCCGTTCTCATCCCCTGCGAGTTCTGCGGAGTCACCCTCGAGGAGGACGTCGTCTTTCATCACCAG GACAAATGTGGCTTCCGTCCCGGAACTGCTTACCCCGTGGAGAAGCCCTCTGCCCGGACAGCACTTCCTCCCAAAGTGGACAACACGCAACAGAGCCCTCCAGACCTGCTGAGGCCACGCCTGCGACACCAGG CTGACCCGGTCCCTGAGGCCCTGGAGCGGGTGACAGTGAGGCCCACGGCCCTGGTGGCCCCAGCCAGAGAGAAGCTGGGCAAGGCGACGGTGGGCTCCAGAGAGCGCTGGAAACCAGAGCCCCAGGACACCTTTTCTAGCAGGGAGGCCCACTCCAGCACCCAGATCAGGAGGCCTCAGAGATCGATGGAGCCTGGTGTCCGGGGTGTACACCCACCCTGCCCCGAGGACCATAAACGCAGCTTCCCACAGACCGGCCCCACACCGTCGCCAGG AGGAAGAGTAGATGGACGGAGCAACTCGAGGAACTCTGGGACATCAAAG ccTCGTATCCCCAAGGTGCGCAACGTGGAAAAGGAGGAAGAGTGA